From the Nocardiopsis changdeensis genome, one window contains:
- the yaaA gene encoding peroxide stress protein YaaA: MLILLPPSEGKAPSGTGPAVDPESLVLPALAPARREVLAALEELCSGPEDTALEVLGLTPGQADAVKRDLDAATAPTLRAADLYTGVLYDRLGLPELLREHPGRVRERVLVFSGLWGVVGPDDALPPYRLSMGVKLPPLGGLGAYWRRAMAGPLGELAGDRLLVDCRSATYTAAFKPRGAAAERLVSVRVLRERVVGSEVRRSVVSHMAKATRGDIARSLLAEGVEAAGVAELAAALRDLGHTVETPEAKAGAPRVLDVVVRD; this comes from the coding sequence ATGCTCATCCTGCTGCCGCCGTCCGAGGGCAAGGCCCCCTCCGGCACCGGTCCCGCCGTGGACCCGGAGTCCCTGGTGCTGCCCGCACTGGCCCCCGCCCGCCGGGAGGTCCTGGCGGCGCTGGAGGAGCTGTGCTCGGGCCCGGAGGACACCGCGCTGGAGGTGCTGGGGCTCACCCCGGGACAGGCCGACGCCGTCAAGCGCGACCTGGACGCGGCCACCGCGCCGACCCTGCGCGCCGCCGACCTGTACACCGGCGTCCTCTACGACCGCCTGGGCCTGCCCGAACTGCTCCGGGAGCACCCCGGCCGCGTCCGGGAGCGGGTCCTGGTCTTCTCCGGGCTGTGGGGCGTGGTCGGCCCCGACGACGCGCTGCCGCCCTACCGGCTGTCGATGGGTGTGAAGCTGCCGCCGCTGGGCGGGCTGGGCGCCTACTGGCGCAGGGCCATGGCCGGACCGCTGGGGGAACTGGCCGGGGACCGGCTGCTCGTGGACTGCCGGTCGGCGACCTACACCGCCGCGTTCAAGCCCCGGGGCGCCGCGGCCGAGCGGCTGGTGTCGGTGCGGGTGCTGCGCGAGCGGGTCGTCGGCTCGGAGGTCCGGCGCTCGGTGGTCAGCCACATGGCCAAGGCCACCCGCGGCGACATCGCCCGGTCGCTGCTGGCCGAGGGGGTCGAGGCGGCCGGCGTAGCGGAGCTGGCCGCGGCGCTGCGGGACCTGGGGCACACGGTGGAGACGCCCGAGGCGAAGGCCGGGGCCCCGCGGGTCCTCGACGTCGTCGTGCGCGACTGA
- a CDS encoding DUF7455 domain-containing protein: MTGTLAPTQPLTAADRCDRCGAQAYVRVLLNSGGELLFCAHHMRKHDDSLRKIASDIHDETDKLNDDK, from the coding sequence GTGACTGGAACCCTTGCCCCCACCCAGCCGCTGACGGCTGCTGACCGTTGCGACCGCTGTGGTGCACAGGCTTACGTCCGGGTGCTGCTGAACTCCGGTGGCGAGCTGCTGTTCTGCGCGCACCACATGCGCAAGCACGACGATTCCCTCCGGAAGATCGCTTCGGACATCCACGACGAGACCGACAAGCTCAACGACGACAAGTAG
- a CDS encoding GNAT family N-acetyltransferase, with amino-acid sequence MHEWAARVARDWPAFEVVERGGWRFGTAEGVTKRANSAVLLAPGADPAEVTAFYRERGLTPCAQVWPGQEEADARLERHGYAVVEPTLVLAREPLGRPRAPGTTAVAAAPGADWLAHGPARVDVVARILGGTTALYGTAPGGAGRGCAVLSGRSAAVCAMVTAPGARRRGVASGILADLLAAAHDKGATDAYLCVVTENTAARRLYEGFGFTEVSAYHNRVLA; translated from the coding sequence GTGCACGAGTGGGCGGCGCGGGTGGCGCGGGACTGGCCGGCGTTCGAGGTCGTCGAACGGGGCGGCTGGCGGTTCGGCACCGCGGAGGGGGTGACCAAGCGCGCCAACAGCGCCGTGCTCCTGGCACCCGGCGCGGACCCGGCCGAGGTCACCGCGTTCTACCGGGAGCGGGGGCTCACCCCCTGCGCCCAGGTGTGGCCGGGGCAGGAGGAGGCGGACGCGCGCCTGGAACGGCACGGCTACGCGGTGGTGGAGCCCACACTGGTCCTGGCCCGGGAGCCGCTCGGGCGCCCGCGGGCCCCGGGCACCACGGCGGTCGCCGCCGCGCCCGGCGCCGACTGGCTCGCCCACGGCCCGGCCCGGGTGGACGTGGTCGCCCGCATCCTGGGCGGGACCACCGCGCTGTACGGGACCGCCCCCGGCGGCGCGGGCCGGGGCTGCGCGGTGCTGTCGGGGCGCTCGGCGGCGGTCTGCGCCATGGTCACCGCCCCCGGGGCCCGGCGCCGGGGCGTCGCCTCGGGGATCCTGGCCGACCTGTTGGCCGCGGCCCATGACAAGGGCGCCACCGATGCCTACCTGTGCGTGGTGACGGAGAACACGGCGGCGCGCCGCCTCTACGAGGGCTTCGGGTTCACCGAGGTGTCCGCGTACCACAACCGCGTCCTGGCCTGA
- a CDS encoding RNA polymerase sigma factor, whose product MSSASSTRSKQSESLQEPVIQQLIERGRSQGYLEPEDVRRAFEEAEIPMSQAQSVLRSLAKEGVTVLVPESASSRRKTTRRKTTATRSTTSTRSTKVTTTSTTARTAKPVRAAAAQEQPETVTAVVDSAEAAADKKAPVRKAAAKKATTAKKTTAAAAKKTAAPKKAAVAKDPAAAKKTAGRKTAGKKDLELAPEADADAEDFDEDDLDDLEHTGAELELVEDTAEEVPEKELKPARPEAVGSPVKTGNEDESFVLYDDDDDAPAAQVVAAGATADPVKDYLKQIGKVPLLNAEQEVELAKRIEAGLFAEEKLAEEADGLSFELRDELEWIAEDGGRAKKHLLEANLRLVVSLAKRYTGRGMLFLDLIQEGNLGLIRAVEKFDYTKGFKFSTYATWWIRQAITRAMADQARTIRIPVHMVEVINKLARVQRQMLQDLGREPTPEELAKELDMTPEKVVEVQKYGREPISLHTPLGEDGDSEFGDLIEDSEAIQPGEAVSFTLLQEQLHSVLDTLSEREAGVVSMRFGLTDGQPKTLDEIGKVYGVTRERIRQIESKTMSKLRHPSRSQVLRDYLD is encoded by the coding sequence GTGTCATCTGCCAGTTCGACTCGCTCGAAGCAGTCCGAGTCACTGCAAGAGCCCGTCATTCAGCAGCTGATCGAGCGTGGGCGGTCCCAGGGCTATCTTGAGCCCGAGGACGTGCGCCGTGCCTTCGAAGAGGCCGAAATCCCGATGTCGCAGGCGCAGTCCGTGCTCCGCAGCCTCGCGAAGGAGGGCGTGACCGTACTCGTCCCCGAGTCCGCGTCCTCCCGGCGCAAGACCACGCGGCGCAAGACGACGGCCACGCGGTCCACCACCTCGACCAGGTCCACCAAGGTCACCACGACCTCCACCACGGCCCGGACCGCCAAGCCGGTGCGCGCCGCGGCCGCCCAGGAGCAGCCGGAGACGGTCACCGCCGTCGTCGACTCCGCCGAGGCCGCCGCCGACAAGAAGGCGCCCGTCCGCAAGGCCGCCGCCAAGAAGGCGACGACCGCGAAGAAGACCACCGCGGCCGCCGCCAAGAAGACGGCCGCGCCCAAGAAGGCCGCCGTCGCCAAGGACCCCGCCGCGGCCAAGAAGACCGCCGGCCGCAAGACCGCGGGCAAGAAGGACCTGGAGCTCGCGCCGGAGGCGGACGCGGACGCGGAGGACTTCGACGAGGACGACCTCGACGACCTCGAGCACACCGGCGCCGAGCTGGAGCTGGTCGAGGACACCGCCGAGGAGGTGCCGGAGAAGGAGCTCAAGCCGGCCCGCCCCGAGGCCGTGGGCTCCCCGGTCAAGACCGGGAACGAGGACGAGTCCTTCGTTCTGTACGACGATGACGACGACGCCCCCGCCGCGCAGGTGGTGGCCGCCGGCGCCACCGCCGACCCGGTCAAGGACTACCTCAAGCAGATCGGCAAGGTGCCGCTCCTCAACGCCGAGCAGGAGGTCGAGCTCGCCAAGCGGATCGAGGCCGGCCTGTTCGCCGAGGAGAAGCTCGCCGAGGAGGCCGACGGCCTCTCCTTCGAGCTGCGCGACGAGCTGGAGTGGATCGCCGAGGACGGCGGCCGCGCCAAGAAGCACCTGCTGGAGGCCAACCTCCGCCTGGTCGTCTCGCTCGCCAAGCGCTACACCGGCCGCGGCATGCTCTTCCTGGACCTGATCCAGGAGGGCAACCTGGGCCTGATCCGCGCGGTGGAGAAGTTCGACTACACCAAGGGCTTCAAGTTCTCCACGTACGCCACGTGGTGGATCCGCCAGGCGATCACCCGCGCGATGGCCGACCAGGCCCGCACCATCCGCATCCCGGTGCACATGGTCGAGGTCATCAACAAGCTGGCCCGCGTCCAGCGCCAGATGCTCCAGGACCTGGGCCGCGAGCCCACCCCGGAGGAGCTGGCCAAGGAACTCGACATGACCCCCGAGAAGGTCGTCGAGGTGCAGAAGTACGGCCGTGAGCCGATCTCCCTGCACACCCCGCTGGGCGAGGACGGCGACAGCGAGTTCGGCGACCTCATCGAGGACTCCGAGGCCATCCAGCCGGGCGAGGCGGTCAGCTTCACCCTGCTCCAGGAGCAGCTGCACTCGGTGCTGGACACCCTGTCCGAGCGCGAGGCCGGCGTGGTCTCCATGCGCTTCGGCCTGACCGACGGCCAGCCGAAGACTTTAGACGAGATCGGCAAGGTCTACGGGGTCACCCGCGAGCGCATCCGGCAGATCGAGAGCAAGACGATGTCCAAGCTCCGCCACCCGTCGCGCTCCCAGGTGCTCCGCGACTACCTGGACTAG